The Anopheles gambiae chromosome 2, idAnoGambNW_F1_1, whole genome shotgun sequence genomic sequence GACATGAGTCCCTGCTTTGACTAATTCGTCGGCGAGGTTAGTGTAGTATTTAAGATCGTACTTGGTTTTTTTCGGATCACTCACATCTCCAGTGTACGAGATAGCAGCCTCCACTACACCGCCAGCATTACCGGCCGCTTCCATACCGAGGATCAAGTTCGGCAGATAGTTCAACGAGTCAAATACTCGGAAAATATCCATTCCACATTGTACCTGGCGAGGGAAGGAAACGTCCGAATTATGataatttcatccaaatgttaCCTAAAGCTACCAATATTTCATTCTAAACGCTCACCGATAGTTCACAGAATTTGTACACCACATTATCGGGATAGTTCGTGTATCCAACGGCGTTTGCACCGCGTAGAAGCATCTGGAAGGGAATGTTTGGAATCTGTTTGCGCATTTCCTCCAACCGTTCCCATGGGCATTCGTGCAGGAAACGGAGTGCGACGTCGAAAGTAGCACCTCCCCAGTTTTCTAGCGAATATAGGTTGTTAAATTTGTGCGCCACAAACGGCGATATCTTCAGCAGGTCGTGCGTTCGTACACGTGTGGCTAGTAGCGATTGATGAGCGTCGCGGAACGTGGTATCCATGAGTAGCAGCTTCTTTTGGCTTCGTACCGCCTTTGCAAAACCTTCAGGGCCTTCCTCCTGCAGAATTTGTTTGAAACCACGCGGTGGCTCTGTAACTGTTTGAACAAAATTACTAACCGCTCCTGATATCGGGTATTTTCGAGTTCGTAAATCGTAGATTTAAAATAAGACGAAGAAAGGATGACATGCGATGTAGTGTGTAAATTTGACAATGGAATATGCGTTTTGAATGTAAATGATTAATGtatcaaaattatttaaaaaaataacaatatatgctgcaaaaacttgcttaacatagtttagtttagttcaGATTTTGGAGTTAATATTACATcgaaaaatattcatttttacACATTTATGTACAGGCACGGGTCATGCAAAATTTTAACAAACATTAGTACTAAAACGGAATTAGTGCTAATAATTACCGTTATATTGAAATTCGAGTAAACTTCCTCGAGATGCAGTGTATAAAGCAAACAGTCAAATGCAGGCCATGCAACAGTATGTGTCATTACATGTTACATTACCACTGTTGCCATTATTTTGTATTAGTACACCACACAGCAATTACACAATGGCACCATCACAAGCATTTACCGTACCAAAAATTCTAGGAAGTACTATTCTAGGTTGTGGCCTATCGAGTATCTATAGCTGTAGTAGCTGCGGATATTTTATTGTGTCGGCAAAACATTACATATTCTGTTATTGGTTAGCAACAACGCTTAGTTATACGTTTTTGACGTGAAGTTATACGAAGATTGTTGCAAATAAGGTTTTGAGGGAAATGCTGAGGTGTGTCTCGTGTAATATTGTTGTTCGTGTTCGTGTGTAGAAGGTGATAATACCCCATTCCATTGTTTTATGTAAGAGTCATTGTGTTGTACCGCCATGTAGTCATGTTAACAGGCAATATGTATCTTATTCaactacttttttttacattaaacgAGCAAGAGAGACAGTCTACCTTTTCTTGTACCCTCTTCCTCCTCGGCCAGTGCTTCCGGTGATAGATCTATGAGGCGAAACACATTTGATATTTCGCGACAGTGCGTCGAGTTCGAGTGTGCGAATTACGCACGTAAAATAACATTAGTATAATAGGTTGGTTTGGGATTGGGTTTAAAAGCAGCACACCGGTCGTCGTcatagtggtggtagttgttGTCGTCGTGTTGTTAACCCCCATGTTGTTCATTATAATTGCATTGTAATCGTAGTCATTAATcaacacacagaaaacaaTAGCACACGTTTTAACAAGAAATTatgacaaaaaagaaagaaaaaacataaaagaaaaacaatttgtttgttCAAGGAAAGTTAAAGGAAAAGTAAACACTATacgtcacacaaaaaacacataaaaaagaacagcgacataaaacaagaacaaaacggCTTTGACAGCTGGTAATAATGATACTAAATGCGTATACTGCCGTGTCACTTACCCAATGGCAATTGAGGAACGTGCGGTTGAACTTCAGCGGGCTTTAGTTTCGTCGCGAGTGGAGTGGTCGGTCCATTTACCAAAACTTCGCCAAGATAGTTCAGCAGCTTCTGAGCGCGGTTTTTCGATTTGGAAAATCGGAACAGCTGCGGGTGCTCATCGATAAAGTAGGTGTCAAGTACTCCATTGAGGAACTTTTGATTCTCAAGCACATTAAGTAGGAATGGTATGTTGGTTTTGACACCCCGAATACGGAACTCGCGCAGGGCACGGTTCATTTTTGCCGCGGACGATTGTAGATCCGAGGCGTGCGATATGACTTTGACCAGTAGCGAATCGTAGTACGGAGAAATAATGGCACCAGCGTAAGCTGAGGCGCTGTCCAAACGAATACCCATACCTTCGCCGGAACGGAATACCTCCAAACGGCCTGTGTTTGGTTGGAAATCGTTCGCCGGATCTTCCGTTGTAACACGGCACTGAATAGCATATCCTTGCGGTTTGATATTTTCTTGCGTGTAGCCAAGTTCGGGCAGGGTCATACCTTCAGCAACACGGATCTGCGACTGCACCAGATCGATGCCAGTAATTTCCTCAGTAACGGTATGCTCAACTTGTAGTCGAGCATTAACTTCGATGAAGTAAAAGTTTCCAGATTCGTCGCACAAGAACTCGACCGTGCCCGCATTTTCATAGCCCACGTGCCGCGCCAAACGAACGGCATACTCCGTCATTTTGTCCCGCACTTCAATCGGTAGACGGGGTGCCGGCGCAATTTCAACTACCTTTTGATGGCGTCGCTGCACGGAACAGTCGCGCTCGTACAGATGAACGACATTTCCCGCTTTGTCACCCAGCAGTTGCACCTCAATGTGCCGCGGACGCTCAATGAACTTTTCAATGAACATAGCACCATTTCcgaatgctgcttttgctTCGGAACTGGCACGCATGAAGTTATCTTCAACTTCATCCATTTTGCGAACGACTCGCATGCCACGGCCGCCACCACCGTACGCAGCCTTAAAAATGACGGGCAAACCATGCTTACGACAGAACTCGACAGCCTCCTCTTTGGTGGTTACTGGTCCATCTGTACCGGGTACAATGGGCACACCAGCCTCGATGGCAGCCTTGCGTGCAGCGACCTTATCTCCCATCTGTTGCACAACTTTCGGCGAAGGGCCAATGAAACGCAATCCTGCATCGATGACAGCTTGCGCAAAGTCAGACCGTTCAGACAAAAATCCATATCTgaaacaaaagcagcaaagCCATTAGGGGACGGTCGAGAAGGATGATTGAAGAAATTATTTGCCAGACAATTACCCAGGATGAACGGCATCAACATCATTTTCCTTGCACACTCGAATGATTTCCGGAATGCTGAGGTATGCTTCAACAGGGGCCAGCCCTTTTCCTACCATGTATGACTCATCTGCTTTTTGACGGTGCATATGCATCTTGTCCTGTTCGGAGTAAACGGCCACGGATCGGATTCCAAGTTCCGTGCAGGCACGAAAGACACGAATGGCAATTTCTCCTCGATTCGCAACCAGCACGGATCGTATGGGTTTGTATTCGACCTGGCTTGCAAAGCCATTTTTACGGATGGTCCATAGGCGAGCCCGATTTGTTCGCCGTAATCCTGCAACAGCGATTTGGGCACTGAATAGCTGCATCTTGACGTTTAACGGTTACTCTTCAGTTGGCGGTGGACGGTGGATTCCAAGGGTTGCTCTTGTGTTTCTACTGCTAATCCTCTAGAAGTTTTaagaaaagacaaacaaaactgtTGAGTACATTTTCAGCATATGTGTGCCTTAAGTGAGATTAAGGCATGAGCTCTAATAGCCCAAAGTTAGACTGTATATAACAAACAGTTCCATCGGCAAATGAAGTGAAAAAGAACTTTTCGAACTGTTATCAtttgaaattcaataaaatatcCAACTTTGTTCGAAGTAACACATCTTAAACAAGTGATAAAATTAGCAAAGTACCGGCTGGTCAGTTTTATATAACTGGAACTGAAACGGTGAATAGAAACAGGAACTAAGTTGCCTTCGCATTGGCATTGCTAGTAGTTCGTTCGGCAAATCGTTGATTTAGGTTCCAAAGTGCAAaatgtgattttgttttcgtaTTCATGTTGTTGATAACCCAGGGCAGGCATAATCAATAGTGGTTTGATTTATAAACAATTTTGCTATTTTGTAACAACCAAACAGCATATAAACGTGAATGCAGTCAACAGATAAAGGTGTTCATTATTAAAAGCATAGTAATaaaaaacgtgtaaaaagCATTGGCAGTCGTTACACATATTGTTTGGAAATACCAAAAATAAATGTTGATTAGGCGATTAGCATAGTGGGTCATGAACTGGACTGGCTGCTCTTCATCTATTAGAGCGTGTTTTGAATTCAAACTTCAATGTACACTTCAATGTAAAAAAAGTGCTGACATATTAGATCGTAAATAAAAAAGAGGCCAAACACCGTATGATAAAATCCAGTAATTCCAGTAAAGTTTACATTGCTCCAAATATTGCGGGAAAACCATATACTAATGAACTAGGAAATCTTTTCAATGTGGAACTGGAATTCAAGAGTTTCTCGCACATCTTACACAATTGGGATACTGTCAACACACTACACAAACTGTTTCCAAAGGCCCAAAATCCTTTTGTTGTTAGAATGATaaaagaaattgaaatgaTTCTCTATCAGCAAAAGTAGACCATTTATTCTGTTTGTTAATCTATAATAGAGGCAAGAGTTTTGAAGTTTGGAATTTATTTACAGGGAGTTTTCAGGAGCGGCTATTACTTTTACTGGCACACATTCTGAACTCGTCCGCATGGGAAGTGAAACTTTTGTTTCACATGTTGATTGATAAAGTTGGTTATCACCATGCTGAATCTTGTGTGACAGGATGTTGATTCGATGGCACTCTTATTGGAACGTCAACAACtttacaaatacaaaatattggaaattaactttttttttgcatatcgAGATAGTCGGCAACAAATCTTTCAGAAAATTGTTCTTTTGTAGCACTTTGGTCAACTAGAAGCAGTGATTGCGATTCTAGAAAGTGTACCAATTGTCTTAGAAAAAGCATGCAACCCTGCCCGTCGTACACGTCATATCATTCAGTTCGAGTCTACGATTGGTGATAACGATTGCTAGCCGTTACTTTCATAAATAAATAGCACTAATACCTTGGAAATATCAGTTGAAATTGATTAGTTATGATTAAACCCGTCGGCCAATTCAGAGTCACACGGCGGCGACAGtaggcagcaacagcagaattGATTGAAAGCATAGCAAAATACGTTGAAATCAGAATAGaagggcaaaaaaaagcgTAAGACGATTACGGGTCCCAATCGTTATCAATAACTAACACACATTGTACAGTTCTCGCATGGCGGTGATCTATGAGTGCCAAaggaaaatgtgtttaaacctATTCGACTCGTGTGTGGTTATGCTGCCTGCCACTCTCCGGTTATTGCTGTGCTGCCACCAGTGGCTCATAACCTTCATTTGCCCGATAATATTGATCATAGCTTCAAAAGCTTATTGgagttttattacattttatttttatttgcatgaCAGTGTGCGATCTTTGGCAATTTGATAAGATGAAATTCGCCAGAATCGAACTATCAGATGAATTTGTTTCTATATCTGCATTGAGTCCGTTGTGTCGGTAATAACAAACATGAACAAAATTGTATTAACATTGTATTTTGACTCAATACCTATTATTTGAAATCCACttgtacattaaaaaaagacgTATAAGACCATAAAAACCTTGCTTGATAATTCATATTTTGGTCACATTCTCCTATTAAGTCCATCGTTACGCTGGTCCACTAAAGACCGCGTGTTACCTGCACGGTACACAGAACAAATCACATCACcatctacacacacaaaaaaaccttgtTATTAGCTTTATTTCGCGACGTGGACATTGAACTCttttgtggtggtggtagtagtaacGTAAAATCTtaagaaaaaaacctttcaTTTGACAACCTTTAGATCGAAGGTCATCGCGTGCGGCAAACATATGGTAAAGTAATGGgcggaaaaataaacaaactaacACATGAAAAGCTAAAACCGTTCAATGCAAGTGTTCAAATAATGTACGCTAGCTGAAGTGTAATACTGATGCGTCTGAGCGCTACGTTATTACATCGTGCGTATTATCAGGCCCCAGATGTTTACACGCATCACATCGAAACGCGTATCGCTTGGTGTACGAACAGGGGGCAAGATTATTGTGCACCTTTCAGCACGACATTGAAACGGGGAAGAATTGGTGTCAACTGGTTTCTTTAGCTTTAGTGTAAGCTTGTCCAACGTCGTCGGTATGGACTGGTGCCACGCATCGTGCGATGATGAAGCACAGAAAAATCTCTTACCGACCCTTTTGATGGTCGTACGATTTCCACTGCACCCATCGTTAACACTAACACTAACAGTAACTTTTCTCCCGTCCGTATCTCGTGTGTCCGTACAAGCCATGACGCGGTGCTAGTTCGATCGGCGGCCCGGTGCCGAATAAAACTCGGATGGCTTAATGTCTATTACGCAACATATTAGAAAACAATCTTATGTCTGAATTGACAGTGTAGATGTTGGGCAAACCAATAACGCAAAATGCAACAAGTAATAGCATTGGACAAGACAACAGCTAACAACGTAGTAGCTGTAACACGTTACACCGGCATGTCAACTACAATGTTATTGTTTGGGcagaagaaaaccaaaaacacgCCTTGATGTTTCGTCCCCAAATCGAATCGATCCACTTATACATTCTTGGGACAACTGTTTGCACAAAGGTCGTAATTAACTAGGCAACAGATTTACCATAAGCAACAGCACGATGCGGTGAAAACCTCAAACAGCCCCGACGAGGCACAACACTGATGTAGATTACTATGGAtgcggacgattccgaacacCGTATCCACCGTTACCGTCCCATGAACTGAACGTGAAACTGAACGCATCGGGCCCATATGTCCGCATGGCAGCTGATTTCATGGCATGCGtactgttgtgtttgtgtgttatgTCTATCGCAGCACGTTGGACTTTTGTTGCTGTAAAAGTCCAAAATGCTATACGTGAGACGTTAATATGTTgaataaaatatgtatttttttatgtaagtAGGTATGGTACTTCTATATCCCCATACCTATTGTGTGCCgaaaaagtggtcgaaaaagtgtcaaaatgttttaaataaatgtgAGCTGGTAATTACCACAACAGATTATACTTGCTGTTTCTCAAACATTTTAActtattattgtttaaaaaatgatgGTAAACGTTACTTTCATAATTTTGCGTAAGGGATGGTAAGGGATGAATTGGTTGGGAATCATTTACAATTTATAGTCAGAAGTGAATTTGTACAATTGTAAAGCAACATTCCGAAGTCCAAGTTATCGTTAAACAATCTTTTTCGCCGGTTTTACTCCAAATGTCCCACTATGCACAGGGGTATTAAACACTCTGTATACGTTTTAATTTGAGGTtaatacaaaataacaaaataaaaccaaaataatGTTGTGCATTCTCATGTTACTTTGAAATAACTTTATTTTTCTGATCGCTAGGGCTGTGTCTTGTTATTTAGTGTATCAATCTACGCGCTTACCCTTGCTAGTAGAGGTGTGTAACTCTAGGTAATAGTAATTCTTTAAATCTGTATTTTGAGCGTTGAGGTTCATGGatgattttatcttttttatgcaTATAGTAGAGCACAGAACAAATATACATACATAatacttctgttttctttgttcatcaatgatgtctgtaatgttttacctcctgatggtcatctcctttatgcggatgatatcaaaatctttttacctgtgtcctcttcttctgattgtatgagtcttcagcattaccttaatgcatttgttcattggtgttcatccaacttactttgcttgtgccctgataaatgttctgttatttctttctctcactctctttctcctatttcatttaactatactctctctaactcgtctctctctcgtgttatgtccatccgtgaccttggtattatactcgacagtcgtcttaactttaaactgcagcttgatgaggttctactaaaagctaatcgaactcttgggtttattttacgttttacctctatttttagagatcaaagcttcttaagaaacctttattgtgctctggtaaggcctcttcttgaatatgctagtatcatctggaatcctcctactattgatggctgttcgagaattgaaagcattcagcgcctttttaccagggttgcttttcgtcgtttgttcggtgctgcctcactacctccctatgaaacgcgattgcagttattcaatcttcactctttaagcttccgccgccaagtgtctcaggcatgttttattggtggcttattactttctgatactgatgctcctgatttactctcgtccatctcgttgtatgttccctctcgttcccttcgtcctcgtgatcctctgtcaattgaaacacgtcatactctttatactttcaatgatcctattctatcctgtttcaggttgtttaaccacttttactatctctttgatttcgactcctctctcaactctttccgtaaccgtattttttcttctaattctctttaattattcttctaagtttcattaagttttgatagtctctacgctctacctatgtttttttctttatttttttttgctaggtctagactagtttagttaggtttagtttttcatgaattattttctttatttgttagggtttatttagttttaagtctgccttatttagccttgatggcggatattgtattagtaaatgaaatgaaatgaaatgaaatgaaatgaaataattatgtTTAATCTGTAGAGTATCCACAATCTCTAAAGGTGCACATCTAAATATTTTCCCCCATTGCTGCCTCATCATTGCATTTTACTACGTAAGcggtttgattcaattttgAAATTATCCACATCACAGTTGTGTTATGCTGTATCACCTTGATATTGGACATTGAGTGTAAATTCGCACTCTTTTCCGTGTCTCGTCGGAACGATTCCTAAAAGCTAGGTAACGGTTGACCACTCGGTCCGTGAAGATTATATCTTCACATAGCTCATGATTGGAACCACGAATCACACATCATTGAAGGTTTAgatcaggggtctccaaactacggcccgcgggccgcatgtgGCCCTCGTGAGCCTAAAATGCGGCCCGCGGTGATGTTGCAAAGGATAATGTAAATATcatattagtttgacaatttACAATTTACTAAACCAAGACAAAAATCATGttattataacaaaaaaaatgcagaattttaaaatattcattcagtattttcatataaaaacgagatttaaacgttctcATTACCACCAAAATTAACGTCAAAATGGCCCACAACAACATTATTT encodes the following:
- the LOC1278483 gene encoding pyruvate carboxylase, mitochondrial isoform X3 — protein: MQLFSAQIAVAGLRRTNRARLWTIRKNGFASQVEYKPIRSVLVANRGEIAIRVFRACTELGIRSVAVYSEQDKMHMHRQKADESYMVGKGLAPVEAYLSIPEIIRVCKENDVDAVHPGYGFLSERSDFAQAVIDAGLRFIGPSPKVVQQMGDKVAARKAAIEAGVPIVPGTDGPVTTKEEAVEFCRKHGLPVIFKAAYGGGGRGMRVVRKMDEVEDNFMRASSEAKAAFGNGAMFIEKFIERPRHIEVQLLGDKAGNVVHLYERDCSVQRRHQKVVEIAPAPRLPIEVRDKMTEYAVRLARHVGYENAGTVEFLCDESGNFYFIEVNARLQVEHTVTEEITGIDLVQSQIRVAEGMTLPELGYTQENIKPQGYAIQCRVTTEDPANDFQPNTGRLEVFRSGEGMGIRLDSASAYAGAIISPYYDSLLVKVISHASDLQSSAAKMNRALREFRIRGVKTNIPFLLNVLENQKFLNGVLDTYFIDEHPQLFRFSKSKNRAQKLLNYLGEVLVNGPTTPLATKLKPAEVQPHVPQLPLVTEPPRGFKQILQEEGPEGFAKAVRSQKKLLLMDTTFRDAHQSLLATRVRTHDLLKISPFVAHKFNNLYSLENWGGATFDVALRFLHECPWERLEEMRKQIPNIPFQMLLRGANAVGYTNYPDNVVYKFCELSVQCGMDIFRVFDSLNYLPNLILGMEAAGNAGGVVEAAISYTGDVSDPKKTKYDLKYYTNLADELVKAGTHVLCIKDMAGLLKPQAARLLITAIREKHPDVPIHIHTHDTSGAGVASMLACAEAGADVVDVAVDSMSGMTSQPSMGAVVASLQGTSLDTGLGLPDISEYSAYWEQTRTLYAPFECTTTMKSGNADVYMNEIPGGQYTNLQFQAYSLGLGDFFEDVKKAYREANLLLGDIIKVTPSSKVVGDLAQFMVQNHLTADQVLERAEELSFPKSVVEFLQGAIGTPHGGFPEPLRSRVLKDMPRIEGRPGAQLAPLDFDALKKSLQESHPDVQDRDVMSAALYPQVTNDFLNFRDTFGPVDKLNTRVFLTGPKVGEEFEATIEKGKTLGFKTLAMAEDLTANGEREVFFELNGQLRSVLIRDKEAVKELHIHPKATKGNKNEVGAPMPGSVIEIKVKVGDHVEKGQPLIVLSAMKMEMVVQSPRAGVVKTLDISNGMKLEGEDLLLTLE
- the LOC1278483 gene encoding pyruvate carboxylase, mitochondrial isoform X2, which translates into the protein MQLFSAQIAVAGLRRTNRARLWTIRKNGFASQVEYKPIRSVLVANRGEIAIRVFRACTELGIRSVAVYSEQDKMHMHRQKADESYMVGKGLAPVEAYLSIPEIIRVCKENDVDAVHPGYGFLSERSDFAQAVIDAGLRFIGPSPKVVQQMGDKVAARKAAIEAGVPIVPGTDGPVTTKEEAVEFCRKHGLPVIFKAAYGGGGRGMRVVRKMDEVEDNFMRASSEAKAAFGNGAMFIEKFIERPRHIEVQLLGDKAGNVVHLYERDCSVQRRHQKVVEIAPAPRLPIEVRDKMTEYAVRLARHVGYENAGTVEFLCDESGNFYFIEVNARLQVEHTVTEEITGIDLVQSQIRVAEGMTLPELGYTQENIKPQGYAIQCRVTTEDPANDFQPNTGRLEVFRSGEGMGIRLDSASAYAGAIISPYYDSLLVKVISHASDLQSSAAKMNRALREFRIRGVKTNIPFLLNVLENQKFLNGVLDTYFIDEHPQLFRFSKSKNRAQKLLNYLGEVLVNGPTTPLATKLKPAEVQPHVPQLPLDLSPEALAEEEEGTRKVTEPPRGFKQILQEEGPEGFAKAVRSQKKLLLMDTTFRDAHQSLLATRVRTHDLLKISPFVAHKFNNLYSLENWGGATFDVALRFLHECPWERLEEMRKQIPNIPFQMLLRGANAVGYTNYPDNVVYKFCELSVQCGMDIFRVFDSLNYLPNLILGMEAAGNAGGVVEAAISYTGDVSDPKKTKYDLKYYTNLADELVKAGTHVLCIKDMAGLLKPQAARLLITAIREKHPDVPIHIHTHDTSGAGVASMLACAEAGADVVDVAVDSMSGMTSQPSMGAVVASLQGTSLDTGLGLPDISEYSAYWEQTRTLYAPFECTTTMKSGNADVYMNEIPGGQYTNLQFQAYSLGLGDFFEDVKKAYREANLLLGDIIKVTPSSKVVGDLAQFMVQNHLTADQVLERAEELSFPKSVVEFLQGAIGTPHGGFPEPLRSRVLKDMPRIEGRPGAQLAPLDFDALKKSLQESHPDVQDRDVMSAALYPQVTNDFLNFRDTFGPVDKLNTRVFLTGPKVGEEFEATIEKGKTLGFKTLAMAEDLTANGEREVFFELNGQLRSVLIRDKEAVKELHIHPKATKGNKNEVGAPMPGSVIEIKVKVGDHVEKGQPLIVLSAMKMEMVVQSPRAGVVKTLDISNGMKLEGEDLLLTLE
- the LOC1278483 gene encoding pyruvate carboxylase, mitochondrial isoform X1, with translation MQLFSAQIAVAGLRRTNRARLWTIRKNGFASQVEYKPIRSVLVANRGEIAIRVFRACTELGIRSVAVYSEQDKMHMHRQKADESYMVGKGLAPVEAYLSIPEIIRVCKENDVDAVHPGYGFLSERSDFAQAVIDAGLRFIGPSPKVVQQMGDKVAARKAAIEAGVPIVPGTDGPVTTKEEAVEFCRKHGLPVIFKAAYGGGGRGMRVVRKMDEVEDNFMRASSEAKAAFGNGAMFIEKFIERPRHIEVQLLGDKAGNVVHLYERDCSVQRRHQKVVEIAPAPRLPIEVRDKMTEYAVRLARHVGYENAGTVEFLCDESGNFYFIEVNARLQVEHTVTEEITGIDLVQSQIRVAEGMTLPELGYTQENIKPQGYAIQCRVTTEDPANDFQPNTGRLEVFRSGEGMGIRLDSASAYAGAIISPYYDSLLVKVISHASDLQSSAAKMNRALREFRIRGVKTNIPFLLNVLENQKFLNGVLDTYFIDEHPQLFRFSKSKNRAQKLLNYLGEVLVNGPTTPLATKLKPAEVQPHVPQLPLVTEPPRGFKQILQEEGPEGFAKAVRSQKKLLLMDTTFRDAHQSLLATRVRTHDLLKISPFVAHKFNNLYSLENWGGATFDVALRFLHECPWERLEEMRKQIPNIPFQMLLRGANAVGYTNYPDNVVYKFCELSVQCGMDIFRVFDSLNYLPNLILGMEAAGNAGGVVEAAISYTGDVSDPKKTKYDLKYYTNLADELVKAGTHVLCIKDMAGLLKPQAARLLITAIREKHPDVPIHIHTHDTSGAGVASMLACAEAGADVVDVAVDSMSGMTSQPSMGAVVASLQGTSLDTGLGLPDISEYSAYWEQTRTLYAPFECTTTMKSGNADVYMNEIPGGQYTNLQFQAYSLGLGDFFEDVKKAYREANLLLGDIIKVTPSSKVVGDLAQFMVQNHLTADQVLERAEELSFPKSVVEFLQGAIGTPHGGFPEPLRSRVLKDMPRIEGRPGAQLAPLDFDALKKSLQESHPDVQDRDVMSAALYPQVTNDFLNFRDTFGPVDKLNTRVFLTGPKVGEEFEATIEKGKTLGFKTLAMAEDLTANGEREVFFELNGQLRSVLIRDKEAVKELHIHPKATKGNKNEVGAPMPGSVIGKFHSTSKQYRCTVFANILYLLFTNLFYRNQGKGWRPRRERPAADCAVGNEDGNGGAVAPSWRCENTGYQQRHETRRRRLAFDS